Proteins co-encoded in one Listeria ivanovii subsp. ivanovii genomic window:
- a CDS encoding phosphoglycerate kinase produces MAKKVVTDIDLKDKKVLVRVDFNVPMKDGKITNDNRIVAALPTIEYILEQNGKAILFSHLGKVKTEEDKEGKSLRPVAARLSELLGKEVKFVPTTRGPELEKAIAELKDGEVLLFENTRFEDIDGKKESKNDPELGKYWASLGDVFVNDAFGTAHRAHASNVGIASNLESAAGFLMEKEIKFIGGVVDNPARPLVAILGGAKVSDKIGVIENLLTKADKVLVGGGMTFTFMAAQGQEIGKSLLEADKVELAKGLLEKAGDKLVLPVDAVVSKEFSNDAPFHTVNADSIPADEMGLDIGQATIDLFTKELQGAKTVVWNGPMGVFELSNFAKGTIGVCEAIANLTDATTIIGGGDSAAAAMDLGFADKFTHISTGGGASLEYLEGKELPGVASISDK; encoded by the coding sequence ATGGCTAAAAAAGTTGTAACTGATATAGATTTAAAAGACAAAAAAGTTTTAGTTCGTGTTGACTTTAACGTGCCAATGAAAGACGGTAAAATCACTAACGATAACCGTATTGTAGCCGCACTTCCAACTATCGAATACATCTTAGAACAAAACGGCAAAGCAATCCTATTTTCTCACCTTGGAAAAGTAAAAACGGAAGAAGATAAAGAAGGGAAATCTCTTCGTCCAGTAGCCGCTCGTTTAAGCGAATTACTTGGTAAAGAAGTGAAATTCGTTCCTACTACTCGTGGTCCAGAACTTGAAAAAGCAATTGCTGAGTTAAAAGACGGCGAAGTACTTCTTTTTGAAAATACACGTTTTGAAGATATCGACGGTAAAAAAGAAAGCAAAAATGATCCAGAACTTGGAAAATACTGGGCTAGCCTAGGCGACGTTTTCGTAAATGACGCTTTTGGTACTGCTCACCGTGCGCACGCGTCTAACGTTGGAATCGCTTCTAACCTAGAATCAGCGGCAGGATTTTTGATGGAGAAAGAAATCAAATTTATCGGCGGTGTAGTTGACAATCCAGCTCGTCCTCTAGTAGCAATCCTAGGTGGCGCTAAAGTTTCTGACAAAATCGGTGTTATTGAAAACTTACTTACAAAAGCAGACAAAGTACTTGTTGGTGGCGGAATGACTTTCACTTTCATGGCAGCTCAAGGTCAAGAAATCGGTAAATCTCTTTTAGAAGCAGATAAAGTCGAACTTGCTAAAGGCTTACTTGAAAAAGCTGGCGACAAATTAGTATTACCAGTTGATGCTGTGGTATCTAAAGAATTCAGTAACGATGCTCCTTTCCACACAGTGAATGCAGATAGTATTCCTGCTGACGAAATGGGACTTGATATCGGTCAAGCTACAATCGACTTATTTACTAAAGAACTTCAAGGTGCTAAAACAGTTGTTTGGAATGGTCCAATGGGCGTATTTGAACTTAGCAACTTTGCTAAAGGTACAATTGGCGTTTGTGAAGCTATTGCAAACCTAACTGATGCAACTACAATTATCGGTGGTGGAGATTCTGCAGCAGCAGCTATGGACTTAGGTTTTGCTGACAAATTTACACATATTTCCACTGGTGGCGGTGCTTCTCTAGAATATCTTGAAGGTAAAGAACTTCCTGGTGTTGCTTCCATTAGCGACAAATAA
- the gap gene encoding type I glyceraldehyde-3-phosphate dehydrogenase translates to MTVKVGINGFGRIGRLAFRRIQNVEGIEVVAINDLTDAKMLAHLLKYDTTQGRFDGEVEVHDGFFKVNGKEVKVLANRNPEELPWGELGVDIVLECTGFFTAQDKAELHIKAGAKKVVISAPATGDMKTIVYNVNHETLDGTETVISGASCTTNCLAPMAKVLEDKFGVVEGLMTTIHAYTGDQNTLDAPHPKGDFRRARAAAENIIPNTTGAAKAIGEVLPSLKGKLDGAAQRVPVPTGSLTELVTVLNKKVTVDEVNAAMEAASDPETFGYTNDAIVSSDIKGMTFGSLFDETQTKVLTVGDQQLVKTVAWYDNEMSYTAQLVRTLEYFAKIAK, encoded by the coding sequence ATGACAGTTAAAGTTGGTATTAATGGTTTTGGACGTATCGGACGTCTAGCATTCCGTCGTATTCAAAATGTGGAAGGAATTGAAGTTGTTGCAATCAATGACTTAACAGACGCTAAAATGTTAGCTCATCTGTTAAAATATGATACAACTCAAGGCCGTTTTGACGGTGAAGTAGAAGTACATGATGGTTTCTTCAAAGTAAACGGTAAAGAAGTTAAAGTATTAGCTAACCGTAACCCAGAAGAACTTCCATGGGGTGAACTAGGAGTAGACATCGTTCTTGAATGTACTGGTTTCTTCACAGCACAAGACAAAGCTGAATTACACATTAAAGCTGGCGCTAAAAAAGTTGTTATCTCCGCTCCAGCAACTGGCGACATGAAAACAATCGTTTACAATGTAAACCATGAAACATTAGACGGAACTGAAACAGTTATTTCTGGTGCAAGCTGTACTACTAACTGTTTAGCTCCAATGGCTAAAGTTTTAGAAGACAAATTTGGTGTTGTTGAAGGCCTAATGACTACAATTCACGCATACACTGGTGACCAAAATACATTAGACGCTCCACATCCAAAAGGTGACTTCCGTCGTGCTCGTGCTGCTGCAGAAAATATCATCCCTAATACAACTGGTGCTGCAAAAGCTATCGGTGAAGTATTACCAAGCCTTAAAGGTAAATTAGACGGAGCAGCTCAACGTGTTCCAGTTCCAACTGGTTCCCTTACTGAATTAGTAACAGTTCTTAACAAAAAAGTTACTGTTGATGAAGTAAATGCAGCTATGGAAGCAGCTTCTGATCCAGAAACATTCGGTTACACTAATGACGCAATCGTTTCTTCTGATATCAAAGGTATGACTTTCGGTTCTTTATTTGACGAAACTCAAACAAAAGTTCTTACAGTTGGCGATCAACAATTAGTTAAAACTGTAGCTTGGTACGATAACGAAATGAGCTACACTGCTCAATTAGTACGTACTTTAGAATACTTTGCAAAAATTGCTAAATAA
- a CDS encoding sugar-binding transcriptional regulator has protein sequence MSDLINIQKKLLPDVLMIMQKRYQILRSIYFSEPVGRRTLAGMLGMSERVLRGEVEFLKAQGLVEIASSGMTVTKEGLIVFRDLESVMNQLSGLHSMEEQLAKKLQIKKCLVVQGDSDDTPWVREEMGRVAVEQLDMALTEKRNIVAVMGGSTMATVAEMMTTDFAKGRELLFVPGRGGIGEDLDNQANTICDKMATKTNTKHRVLYVPEQLGEEAYRSLLKEPAIQEGLRLVQSANAIILGIGDALAMAKRRHTSEDVLEKIIHRKAVGEAFGYYFDEQGEVVHKVPTFGLQFEDLAQIPHIIAVAGGTSKAKAIKSYMKSAPKNTILITDEGAAKTLLKGSNTLLK, from the coding sequence ATGTCAGACCTAATTAACATTCAGAAAAAGTTATTGCCCGACGTTTTAATGATTATGCAAAAACGCTATCAAATCCTACGCTCGATTTATTTTTCTGAACCAGTTGGAAGACGCACACTTGCCGGAATGCTTGGTATGAGTGAACGAGTCCTTCGCGGTGAAGTGGAATTTTTGAAAGCGCAAGGGTTAGTAGAAATTGCTTCATCCGGAATGACCGTTACAAAAGAAGGTTTGATTGTTTTTCGTGATTTAGAAAGTGTCATGAATCAGCTTTCAGGGTTACATTCGATGGAAGAGCAGTTAGCAAAAAAATTGCAAATCAAAAAATGCTTGGTAGTGCAAGGTGATAGTGATGATACGCCATGGGTTCGCGAGGAAATGGGTCGTGTGGCAGTAGAACAATTAGACATGGCGCTCACTGAAAAAAGAAACATCGTCGCAGTTATGGGCGGCTCTACAATGGCAACTGTTGCCGAAATGATGACAACTGATTTTGCAAAAGGCAGAGAATTACTGTTCGTTCCCGGTCGTGGAGGTATTGGTGAAGACCTTGACAATCAAGCGAATACAATTTGTGATAAGATGGCAACAAAGACGAACACCAAGCACCGAGTTCTCTATGTACCTGAACAACTTGGCGAAGAAGCCTATCGTTCATTACTGAAAGAACCGGCAATTCAAGAAGGTTTACGATTAGTACAATCCGCAAATGCAATTATTTTAGGCATTGGTGATGCACTCGCTATGGCGAAACGCAGACATACCAGCGAAGATGTACTTGAAAAAATCATCCATCGTAAAGCTGTTGGTGAAGCATTTGGCTATTATTTTGATGAACAAGGCGAGGTTGTACATAAGGTCCCTACATTCGGTCTTCAATTTGAAGACTTAGCGCAAATCCCGCACATTATCGCTGTTGCAGGTGGTACATCGAAAGCCAAAGCAATCAAATCGTATATGAAGAGTGCTCCCAAAAATACGATTTTAATTACGGATGAAGGAGCAGCAAAGACGCTTTTAAAAGGGAGTAATACCCTTTTGAAATAA
- the rpoN gene encoding RNA polymerase factor sigma-54 produces the protein MRLESNFVQKQQQKQSLKLNMTQQLSQSIAMLQFTTVDLMAFLEDKALENPLIEVIPGSDIGTDFSYSSRKSSGSSDDTDWLEQIADNKLTLADALKEQLQLMNVTQTHKIIVLYLIESLSDSGYLQIDLEDVRAALLTDDSSVLEGLEILQSMEPAGVGARDACECILLQIERSPDAPYIAYDVIQKYFTEFAEKKWKKIATEMDVSLQDIQEVSDYIQTLNPKPGSEFESERVQYVVPDLILLQKDKELAVTLAKQFLPQVRFQATYYKTMRATEEKDVAQFLREKAGEFDWIKKGIEQRENTLQRVGEAIVQHQKAYFLDNSAHLQPLTLKEVAEELGVHESTVSRAVNGKYMETSTGVYELKRFFASGLQKKSSENENLGDVSSTTIKKFVQEFVSAEDKLKPLSDQKIVDMLADKEIQVSRRAIAKYRLELNIPSSSKRKRF, from the coding sequence GTGCGTTTAGAATCTAATTTCGTCCAAAAGCAACAACAAAAACAATCGCTGAAATTAAATATGACGCAACAATTGTCACAGTCTATTGCTATGCTACAGTTCACAACAGTTGATTTAATGGCATTTTTAGAAGATAAAGCACTTGAAAACCCATTAATTGAAGTGATTCCAGGCTCAGATATTGGAACAGATTTTTCTTATAGCAGCCGTAAAAGTTCTGGAAGTTCAGATGATACAGACTGGCTAGAACAAATTGCAGATAATAAGTTGACTTTAGCTGATGCGCTAAAAGAACAGTTGCAATTAATGAACGTGACACAAACACACAAAATAATTGTGTTATATTTAATAGAAAGTTTAAGCGATAGTGGTTATTTACAAATTGATTTAGAAGATGTCAGGGCTGCGCTTTTGACGGATGATTCAAGCGTATTAGAAGGGCTTGAGATTTTACAAAGCATGGAACCAGCTGGTGTTGGAGCAAGAGATGCGTGCGAATGTATCTTACTACAAATCGAGCGGTCCCCTGATGCTCCTTATATCGCGTATGATGTTATTCAAAAGTACTTCACAGAATTTGCCGAGAAAAAATGGAAGAAGATTGCCACAGAAATGGATGTTAGTTTGCAAGATATTCAAGAAGTATCCGATTATATTCAAACTTTAAATCCAAAGCCAGGTTCTGAATTTGAATCGGAACGCGTGCAATATGTAGTGCCAGACTTAATTTTATTACAAAAAGATAAGGAACTAGCTGTCACACTTGCGAAACAATTTTTACCGCAAGTTCGCTTCCAGGCTACTTATTATAAAACGATGCGCGCAACCGAAGAAAAAGATGTTGCGCAATTCTTAAGAGAAAAAGCGGGAGAATTTGATTGGATTAAAAAAGGAATTGAACAACGAGAAAACACTTTACAGCGCGTGGGGGAAGCAATTGTGCAACACCAGAAAGCCTATTTCTTAGATAATTCAGCGCATTTACAGCCGTTAACTTTGAAAGAAGTAGCAGAAGAATTAGGTGTTCATGAATCTACCGTTAGTCGTGCAGTAAATGGCAAATATATGGAAACAAGTACAGGTGTATACGAATTGAAGCGTTTCTTTGCATCTGGATTACAGAAAAAGTCCTCTGAAAATGAGAATTTAGGAGATGTTTCCAGCACGACGATTAAAAAATTTGTGCAAGAATTCGTATCCGCAGAAGATAAATTAAAGCCACTTTCTGATCAAAAAATAGTAGATATGTTAGCAGATAAAGAAATTCAAGTTTCTAGAAGAGCGATTGCTAAATATCGTTTAGAACTAAATATTCCATCATCATCTAAAAGAAAAAGATTTTAA